A stretch of Saccharothrix texasensis DNA encodes these proteins:
- a CDS encoding PadR family transcriptional regulator codes for MRDGPLREPTFLILTALAARAQHGYGILLDVEEISGGRVKLRAGTLYTALDRLAADGWVAVDREQVVDGRLRRYYRLTDEGAARLEVEVLRLRAQTRAAQRRLRLRPAGGTA; via the coding sequence ATGAGAGACGGTCCCTTGAGGGAGCCGACGTTCCTGATCCTCACGGCGTTGGCCGCGCGGGCGCAGCACGGCTACGGCATCCTGCTCGACGTCGAGGAGATCTCCGGTGGTCGGGTCAAGCTGCGCGCGGGCACGCTGTACACCGCGCTGGACCGGTTGGCCGCGGACGGCTGGGTGGCGGTCGACCGGGAGCAGGTCGTCGACGGCAGGCTCCGCCGCTACTACCGGCTGACCGACGAGGGGGCGGCCAGGCTGGAGGTCGAGGTGCTGAGGTTGCGGGCGCAGACCCGAGCCGCGCAGCGACGCCTGCGGCTCCGACCGGCGGGAGGCACGGCGTGA
- a CDS encoding VOC family protein produces the protein MANIESVTLDVADTAAARHFCADAFGLTDQLRLRTSEAPTTGFRGYAPALTVSRPATVDSLVATALEAGATTLKPAARSLWGYGAVVQAPDGAIWKVATSAKKDTGPADRRIDEVVLLPGVADVAASKRFCTGRGLAVGKSFGRVYVESATTASGPVKLALYRCRAPAKDVGVTPDGAGSHRLTLGGDRLTRPPPLP, from the coding sequence ATGGCGAACATCGAATCCGTCACCCTGGACGTGGCCGACACCGCGGCCGCCCGCCACTTCTGCGCCGACGCGTTCGGCTTGACCGACCAGCTCCGCCTGCGGACCTCCGAGGCGCCGACGACCGGTTTCCGCGGCTACGCGCCGGCGCTCACGGTGTCCCGGCCGGCCACCGTCGACAGCCTCGTCGCGACCGCTCTCGAAGCCGGCGCCACCACGCTCAAGCCCGCCGCCAGGTCGCTGTGGGGCTACGGGGCCGTCGTGCAGGCGCCGGACGGCGCGATCTGGAAGGTCGCGACCTCGGCCAAGAAGGACACCGGGCCGGCGGACCGGCGGATCGACGAGGTCGTGCTGCTGCCGGGAGTCGCGGACGTCGCCGCGAGCAAGCGGTTCTGCACCGGGCGGGGGCTCGCCGTCGGCAAGAGCTTCGGCCGCGTGTACGTCGAGTCCGCCACCACCGCGTCGGGTCCCGTCAAGCTGGCGCTGTACCGGTGTCGCGCGCCGGCCAAGGACGTCGGCGTCACGCCCGACGGCGCCGGCTCGCACCGGCTGACGCTCGGCGGCGACCGGCTCACCCGACCGCCACCCTTGCCATAG
- a CDS encoding FAD-dependent monooxygenase: MSAEHVAVAVVGAGIGGLVTALALRRTGVRVVVFEQTEALTEEGAGLALGANGIRPLLRLGLGAEMQRVAFQPSRVVFRHWRTGGVRQALPLGRDYEDRFGAPYYTFHRADLRRLLAERYRDEGGELRTGHRCLRVTPSADRVVVEFDGDRRVEAGVVVGADGVHSAVRTGVVGADRAVYSGRSGYRGLVAADLVGDAVDDELAFHLGPNRHLVAYPVHGGDTVNFLAVVRDPRWTRESWVRRGRVADVLAAFAGWSPAVTRILGAADEVSHWGLFDREPVDRWSLERVTLVGDAAHPMLPHQGQGGNQAVEDAVVLAACLRTWPDRPALALDRYERARRTRTRMLQRGSRHNGECYQLPDGPAADARDAKLRRLPEDMAWIHGYDAETALATSEGTHHGELV, from the coding sequence GTGAGCGCCGAGCACGTGGCGGTCGCCGTGGTCGGCGCGGGGATCGGGGGCCTCGTCACCGCCTTGGCGTTGCGCCGCACGGGTGTCCGGGTCGTGGTGTTCGAGCAGACCGAAGCCCTCACCGAGGAGGGGGCGGGGCTGGCGCTGGGCGCGAACGGCATCCGGCCGCTGCTGCGGCTGGGCCTGGGCGCGGAGATGCAGCGGGTGGCCTTCCAGCCCTCGCGCGTCGTGTTCCGCCACTGGCGCACCGGCGGGGTGCGGCAGGCGCTGCCCCTCGGCCGTGACTACGAGGACCGGTTCGGCGCGCCGTACTACACCTTCCACCGCGCGGACCTGCGCCGGCTGCTGGCCGAGCGGTACCGCGACGAGGGCGGCGAGCTGCGCACCGGGCACCGCTGCCTCCGCGTCACCCCGTCGGCCGACCGGGTGGTGGTCGAGTTCGACGGCGACCGGCGGGTCGAGGCCGGTGTGGTGGTCGGCGCGGACGGCGTGCACTCCGCGGTGCGGACCGGCGTCGTCGGCGCCGACCGCGCGGTCTACTCGGGCCGGTCGGGCTACCGCGGCCTGGTCGCGGCCGACCTGGTCGGTGACGCGGTGGACGACGAGCTGGCGTTCCACCTCGGCCCGAACAGGCACCTGGTCGCCTACCCGGTGCACGGCGGCGACACGGTGAACTTCCTCGCCGTGGTGCGGGACCCCCGGTGGACCCGGGAGTCGTGGGTGCGGCGCGGCCGGGTCGCCGACGTGCTGGCCGCGTTCGCCGGGTGGTCGCCCGCCGTCACCCGGATCCTGGGGGCCGCCGACGAGGTGTCGCACTGGGGCCTGTTCGACCGGGAACCCGTCGACCGCTGGAGCCTGGAGCGGGTGACGCTGGTCGGCGACGCCGCGCACCCGATGCTCCCCCACCAGGGTCAGGGCGGTAACCAGGCGGTCGAGGACGCCGTGGTGCTGGCGGCCTGCCTGCGCACGTGGCCGGACCGCCCCGCGCTGGCACTGGACCGCTACGAACGGGCCCGCCGCACCCGGACCCGCATGCTGCAACGCGGCTCGCGGCACAACGGCGAGTGCTACCAACTCCCCGACGGACCCGCCGCCGACGCGCGGGACGCCAAGCTGCGCCGGCTGCCGGAGGACATGGCCTGGATCCACGGCTACGACGCGGAAACCGCGCTGGCGACCTCGGAGGGGACCCACCACGGCGAACTGGTCTGA
- a CDS encoding WGR domain-containing protein has product MSATTYLELSEADGGAHKFYEVRVDDTEVTITYGRIGEQGQVRSATFADHTKALKAAEKKIGEKVRKGYAPAVRGMRQRRSVSRRQIVSTRSTATQAPVLWRFASGAPAFGIFIGEDHAWVGNEKGDVYTLTHDGRVTGRFGLPDAVKCIVADDFWIYAGCDDGQVYDLGAKVPRVAYEIADDVDIYWLDIHDGVLGVSDRQGGVTVVDHEDEFQWSVPATGDSAWMVRCSPEGVFHGHSRGVTHYTGRGNRAWHADTVGGVLFGWQERDEVFAGTSRGRVHRFAKADGRQTGEYRCDAAVFSCATSPDGEFVFAGDNQSSVYCFAADGTRLWKLATGCGSAFSMQYRDERLYLVTTDGSLACLDAGVDAVRAAEQGRLPQRQDIKAGAIDRVEATAEVEVVSDVEPGDGVVVECVQVGGRVRVHVVSEGYDRTWGVQFPKNIRVPGARYLVTEVVTSAGGSFYRTRGEIKRLR; this is encoded by the coding sequence ATGTCTGCCACGACGTACCTGGAGCTGTCCGAGGCCGATGGTGGCGCGCACAAGTTCTACGAAGTGCGGGTCGACGACACCGAGGTCACCATCACCTACGGGCGGATCGGGGAACAGGGGCAGGTCAGGAGCGCGACCTTCGCCGACCACACCAAGGCGCTCAAGGCCGCCGAGAAGAAGATCGGCGAGAAGGTGCGCAAGGGCTATGCGCCCGCCGTCAGGGGGATGCGCCAGCGCCGGTCGGTGAGCAGGCGGCAGATCGTCAGCACCCGCTCCACCGCCACCCAGGCGCCGGTGCTGTGGCGCTTCGCCTCCGGGGCGCCGGCGTTCGGCATCTTCATCGGCGAGGACCACGCCTGGGTCGGCAACGAGAAGGGCGACGTCTACACCCTCACCCACGACGGCCGGGTCACCGGGCGCTTCGGCCTGCCCGACGCGGTGAAGTGCATCGTGGCCGACGACTTCTGGATCTACGCGGGGTGCGACGACGGCCAGGTGTACGACCTCGGCGCCAAGGTGCCGCGGGTGGCCTACGAGATCGCCGACGACGTCGACATCTACTGGCTCGACATCCACGACGGCGTGCTCGGCGTGTCCGACCGGCAGGGCGGGGTGACCGTGGTGGACCACGAGGACGAGTTCCAGTGGTCGGTGCCGGCCACCGGCGACAGCGCCTGGATGGTCCGCTGCTCGCCGGAAGGCGTGTTCCACGGCCATTCCCGGGGCGTCACCCACTACACCGGGCGCGGGAACCGGGCGTGGCACGCGGACACCGTAGGCGGGGTGCTGTTCGGCTGGCAGGAGCGCGACGAGGTCTTCGCCGGCACCAGCCGCGGCCGCGTGCACCGGTTCGCCAAGGCCGACGGGCGCCAGACCGGCGAGTACCGCTGCGACGCGGCGGTGTTCTCCTGCGCGACGTCACCCGACGGCGAGTTCGTCTTCGCGGGCGACAACCAGTCCTCGGTGTACTGCTTCGCCGCCGACGGCACCCGGCTGTGGAAGCTCGCCACGGGGTGCGGTTCCGCGTTCTCCATGCAGTACCGCGACGAGCGGCTCTACCTGGTGACCACGGACGGCTCGCTCGCGTGCCTCGACGCCGGCGTGGACGCCGTGCGCGCGGCCGAGCAGGGCCGGTTGCCGCAGCGCCAGGACATCAAGGCGGGCGCCATCGACCGCGTCGAGGCGACCGCGGAGGTCGAGGTCGTGTCGGACGTCGAACCGGGCGACGGCGTCGTGGTCGAGTGCGTGCAGGTCGGCGGTCGGGTCCGGGTGCACGTCGTCTCGGAGGGCTACGACCGGACGTGGGGCGTGCAGTTCCCCAAGAACATCCGCGTGCCCGGCGCCCGGTACCTGGTCACCGAAGTGGTCACGTCGGCCGGCGGGTCGTTCTACCGCACGCGCGGCGAGATCAAGCGCCTGCGGTGA
- a CDS encoding M15 family metallopeptidase: MVCPWARARVDGDRRSGRRISAAVVCGFVLALSACSPGAPAGPAGHAKSRAVEDGSIPDHTSISPDDSGHPAISGLDPDLLAAVRRAAADARAAGVELRVTSGWRSKAYQQRLLDEAVAAHGSLEEARRLVSTPEKSAHVTGKAVDIGPTDAADWLIRNGSDHGLCQTYANEMWHFELSTTPGGECPAPRDDAAG; the protein is encoded by the coding sequence ATGGTCTGCCCATGGGCGCGCGCACGTGTGGACGGTGACCGGCGATCGGGTCGGCGGATCTCGGCGGCGGTGGTCTGCGGGTTCGTGCTGGCCCTGTCGGCGTGCTCGCCGGGCGCCCCGGCCGGCCCGGCCGGGCACGCCAAGAGCCGTGCGGTCGAGGACGGCAGCATCCCCGACCACACCAGCATCTCCCCCGACGACTCCGGCCACCCCGCCATCTCCGGGCTGGACCCGGACCTGCTGGCGGCGGTGCGGAGAGCGGCGGCGGACGCGCGGGCGGCCGGTGTCGAGCTGCGGGTGACCTCGGGGTGGCGGAGCAAGGCGTACCAGCAACGCCTCCTCGACGAGGCCGTGGCCGCGCACGGGAGCCTGGAGGAGGCTCGGCGGTTGGTCAGCACGCCGGAGAAGTCCGCGCACGTGACCGGCAAGGCCGTCGACATCGGCCCGACCGACGCCGCCGACTGGCTCATCCGCAACGGCTCGGACCACGGCCTGTGCCAGACCTACGCCAACGAGATGTGGCACTTCGAGCTCTCGACCACCCCGGGGGGCGAGTGCCCGGCGCCGCGCGACGACGCGGCCGGCTGA
- a CDS encoding LacI family DNA-binding transcriptional regulator, translating into MASTRDQAPGAAGGAGITIARIAELAGVSAATVSKVVNGHVEVAAETRALVEGLLREQGYRRQKKVSKAPLVEVLFHELAGTYPVEVIKGVERVVTDHGLTIGLTELHGTHTPGRSWIDGVLARRPTGVVAVFSGPTPEQHEQLRSRDIPVVLVDPTGEPGHDVPSVGADNWSGGLAGTRHLLDLGHRRIAVITGAPQMLSGRARLDGYRAAMDAAGVPVDPELVREGYFQIADGLEHTRELLRLPDPPTAVVTGNDGEALGVYQAVYEAGLRIPDDLSVVGFDDLPPAQWMIPTLTTVRQPLSDMAATATGMVIDLANGRPLSQHRLVLSTELVVRASTAAPRRGPLSLRS; encoded by the coding sequence ATGGCTTCGACGCGTGACCAGGCCCCCGGCGCGGCCGGCGGCGCCGGGATCACCATCGCGCGGATCGCCGAGCTGGCGGGCGTGTCGGCGGCGACGGTGTCCAAGGTGGTCAACGGGCACGTCGAGGTCGCCGCGGAGACGCGCGCCCTGGTGGAGGGCCTGCTCCGCGAGCAGGGGTACCGGCGGCAGAAGAAGGTGAGCAAGGCGCCGCTGGTCGAGGTCCTGTTCCACGAGCTGGCCGGCACCTACCCCGTCGAGGTGATCAAGGGGGTCGAACGGGTCGTCACCGACCACGGGCTGACGATCGGGCTGACCGAGCTGCACGGCACGCACACCCCCGGCCGGAGCTGGATCGACGGGGTGCTGGCGCGGCGGCCGACCGGGGTCGTCGCCGTCTTCTCCGGTCCCACGCCCGAGCAGCACGAGCAGCTGCGCAGCCGTGACATCCCCGTGGTGCTGGTCGACCCGACCGGTGAGCCCGGGCACGACGTGCCGTCGGTGGGCGCGGACAACTGGAGCGGCGGCCTGGCGGGGACCCGTCACCTGCTGGACCTCGGCCACCGGCGCATCGCGGTGATCACGGGCGCGCCGCAGATGCTGTCCGGCCGGGCCAGGCTCGACGGCTACCGGGCGGCCATGGACGCGGCCGGTGTGCCGGTGGACCCGGAGCTGGTCCGCGAGGGCTACTTCCAGATCGCCGACGGCCTGGAGCACACCCGGGAGCTGCTGCGCCTGCCGGACCCGCCGACCGCTGTGGTCACCGGCAACGACGGCGAGGCGCTGGGTGTGTACCAGGCCGTCTACGAGGCGGGGTTGCGCATCCCCGACGACCTGAGCGTGGTCGGTTTCGACGACCTGCCGCCCGCGCAGTGGATGATCCCCACGTTGACCACCGTCCGGCAGCCGTTGAGCGACATGGCGGCCACCGCCACCGGCATGGTGATCGACCTGGCGAACGGCAGACCCCTGTCGCAGCACCGGCTGGTCCTGTCCACCGAGCTGGTCGTGCGCGCCAGCACGGCCGCCCCGCGTCGAGGACCCCTCAGCCTTCGGTCATGA